The following DNA comes from Diorhabda carinulata isolate Delta chromosome 3, icDioCari1.1, whole genome shotgun sequence.
AGACGAATAGGAATTAAAGGACATCGGAATAGAAATAAGGCAGTAAAAAACACAGTCATGTCAAAAAACACAAATTCTTTTGCTgcgataatttttatattaaatatttagggttaaaaatatttttcgatcaACAGTAGACTAGACTCACTTTAAAATCCGCGTGAAACATTTTGTTCTGTTTGTCCTTCTTATTCACAATGTCCAATTCGTTTTTCTCGAAATCGACGACGTAACAAACTTCATCGCCGCTCCCGTTCCTCGATAGAAAACCGTTCATGGTATTGCTGATGAAGAACGTGTTGAACCAAAATTGGAAGAGTTTCTCTTTCCTCATCatcgttttattataaaattctacTTTTATATCGCCCTTTAATGGTAGGCAGTAATCCAATTTTATCGTAAAAGATGTGTCGCTCTTTTTCACTTCGTACGTATcgttctttttcaatttttgcacTTTCGGCGTGTACTTGTCTCCTacaattaaatatcaaatatcaaaacagAACATtaagcattttttttgtataactttaGCATGTTAACCCAAAAAAATCGATACACACACATTTGATCGACGTTGCCACACTTTAAAAGAAGTATAAAGATCAAGGAAATGTTAAATAATGAGGTTATGTCAACAATCTAACCGTTGCCACacttttaaaaaagtatttaggTCAAGGAAACGTATAATGAGGttatgataaataattcaataatatacattctaatacaaactattttttgtagcataaacaaattaaatcgATATAACCTCACAATTTATCAGTTTCCTACATTCTACTACTATTTAGACGATTAGACAACACTGCATCGATGacgtgaatattattttcatgatataCAACAAACCTACtttgttcaattgaaaattataattttttgaaatttcccgTATTTCTCAACTATTTTGACGATCAGACAACACTGCACAATGATGACGTAAACACGATTTTCGTGATACACAACACATCTACTTTGTTTAATAATTctgtcaataaaaattatcaatttttagaaaatggagaattaaataaagaaaatagaaaaacataacctcccaatttattaatttccatggcaaattttcttttttttttggataacaCGGTTGAATAAATGAAACAGGAAAGTATTTTACCGATTTGTATATTTGCCTGAGTAGTGATTGATGTAAGTAACCAAATGGCAAAAAGtgttttatatgataaattgatgctaatcaaagtaaattttaaacatttggtTCATTATTCTTATGAATTTGTATTTATGTCTACAAATAAAAATGCTGTGGGTAAATTTGAAACATTCGATTCATTAGTGTTACAGATTTATATATATGTCTATACAGATcacaatattttagataaattttaatcaaacaGTCGAATAAATGTAACAAAAAGCCATAACCTTACAATTTCTCAATTTCCTATGTTCCACGACTATTTTAACGATTAGACAACACTGAATTAATGACTTTTATGTAATTTTACTGACacaattactttttaataaaacatttccagcaaaatttttcatatttttgggaAACAGACGGTATATCATTCAGACTAGTGATTGATGTTAGTAACCAAATGACAAaaagtgttttaaattttaaatttgtgcTAACCAAAGTTAATTTCAAACATTTGGTTCATAGTGTTTGGATTTGTATATTGTTATACTGATTAATATGTAAATTGTAaacttttgattaatttttgttaaggATTCGTATTTATGTGTacagatcaaaatattttaagtaaattttgaacatttggtTCATTAGTATTGgtaaatttcaagaaataaattaaacaaaaagacATAACCTAACAATTTACGAATTTCCTACATTCCTCTACCATTTTACCGatcagacaacaatttattgatGACTTGAACACAATTATTACGATGTACGACCCATATACAACACAACTACCAATTTAACTGGTACCGTTAATATAAATTCCACTCGATACattcaaaatacaataataatggtattaaaacatatttttcttacCTTCTTTAAATAGAGTTTGATGGGATATAGTTAAAGAGAGGCAACCCTGTCCTCCCGTAAAATTCGGCACCGGATTAAGTATAAACTCCTTTATGTACATAGAAACCGGGGTATAATCGAGttgatttttaaacaaagtCTCGTAGTACTGCACGTAACGTACTTGACTCGGAATCGTCACTCCTTTCTTATCCTGGGTCCTAGTTTGCCCGTAATAATTCAAAGCCGATTCCGCTGTCTTGTACATACCGCTGTGTAGAAGATAACAGCATATCATCGTTCCGGTTCTACCCTTTCCGGCTTTGCAATGGACCACGGCGACGTTCTTCTTGTCTTTCGACAACCATTCCTGGACGTCGTTGCAGAAGGGTTTGATCGAATCGATTTTGGGGGGATTGTGATCGTCGAAGGGGAATATTTTCACTCTGTTGTGGAATTTGATTTTATCGTAACTACGTTCCGAACATAAATTGTAGATGTAGTAGTGGTCGGGGTGTTTCTTGTCGAGAAATTTCACCACGTCGTCTATGTGATTACGGTATACGCCTTCTATTTTTGAAGCCGGGTATCCCATAGCTATTATATTTTCGGTTatatctagaaaaaaaatattaaggaaCCTAAACTATTCAATCATATACGTTTATATGTTATAATGAAAAGGATACAAGTCAAATCTAGATTGAAACCGTCCTTCTTGtatctatttcttcttttactAACAAGTCCTTTGATAGGATTTGTAATATTCATATTAGTGAATGATGTTGCCATTACACTGTCAATGGATTGTTCAATTTTGTTGTCTGATAAAGCTGTTTCGGATGCTTGCTGTACTAAATAAGTTTTAATACCATGTCCTGGAAAGATaattacatcaaaaaatatttctattttattatttctcttaaATATACATTCAAGTGtgaaatagtgaaatttttttactttcaacATAAGCTATTTCAGTACATCACCTCAACTTATAACGTAAACAAACGTATACTCGTATAAGTATACTTTCGAGAGCTTTTTAGACCATCAAGTTATTCTTTGTTGAAAAAAGGGCGTCGCCTTCTTGCCAGGTCCCATGTCAAGCGCC
Coding sequences within:
- the LOC130891998 gene encoding phosphatidylinositol 3,4,5-trisphosphate 3-phosphatase and dual-specificity protein phosphatase PTEN, with the protein product MGQCFSVSRAQDAPQPRHGIKTYLVQQASETALSDNKIEQSIDSVMATSFTNMNITNPIKGLVSKRRNRYKKDGFNLDLTYITENIIAMGYPASKIEGVYRNHIDDVVKFLDKKHPDHYYIYNLCSERSYDKIKFHNRVKIFPFDDHNPPKIDSIKPFCNDVQEWLSKDKKNVAVVHCKAGKGRTGTMICCYLLHSGMYKTAESALNYYGQTRTQDKKGVTIPSQVRYVQYYETLFKNQLDYTPVSMYIKEFILNPVPNFTGGQGCLSLTISHQTLFKEGDKYTPKVQKLKKNDTYEVKKSDTSFTIKLDYCLPLKGDIKVEFYNKTMMRKEKLFQFWFNTFFISNTMNGFLSRNGSGDEVCYVVDFEKNELDIVNKKDKQNKMFHADFKLTILLQRIPRDDCCPTSYERHPHAQDTPSESSAESSDDYTNEEEDWDSGEGNSLLPKHEPCDSSKS